GCGAATGGGTACAGGATGTCCCCTACTATGCCGAGGTGTACAAACGCACGCGCGAGAAATGCAAACCGCTGCTGTGGCCGACGTTTCCCTTCGGTGACGACCCAGCGCCACGCTTTCAGCATTTCATTGAGTTGTCGAAAGATCCAAAGACCAAACCCGACCTCGGTGCCGGAGATATGGGATCAGTCAACCTTGTGTCTTATGACCCAAAGAGCAAGACCATTCACGGCAGCAATTTTATCTACAAGAACAGTTACGACACAATTCGTTACTTTTTAGAGAACTCGCGCGAACTCGGATTACGCCCTACCCTGCAAATCTTCGACCCAAGCTTTCTTCGCGCAGCCCTTGTTTGTCTCGACCAAGGGCTACTCACAGAGCCACTGTTACTGAAGTTTTACCTGGGTGGACCAGAGTTACCCTTCGGCCTTCCACCTTCACTGAAGAGTCTCGAAGCCTATCTCGATATGCTCAAAGGCGTGCGCGCCAACTGGTTTGCCGCGACACTTGGCGGTGACAACCTTCCCCTCGTACCGGCCATCATTAGTCTCGGCGGTCACGTCCGCGTCGGACTCGAAGATCATCACTACGCCAACGAAGGCAAGCTCACTAATCCACAGATCGTCGAACGCGCAGTGACGATGATCAAAGGCATGGGGCATGAAGTTGCGACGCCGGAGGAAGCACGAAGGCTGTTAGAGGCATAATTGCGCGAAATACGCCCACATCGGCGGGAGTGTCATTGCGAGCCCCCTTCGTCAGGCTCGGGACAAGATTATTCCGGCCTACTGACTGCATATTGAAAAAGTAGGCCGGAATAAGCGCAGCGTTTCCGGCGGTACCCTGGCGTTTATGCCTGTGCTTGCAGAGCATCGAGAGTCTGTTGAAATTCTTCTACTGAGGCACAGTGAAGAGTTCGACGTACAAGTTGGTGGAGTGACGCACGATCTTCAATTTGCTGAATGGCAGCGACAAGTGTAGCTGAGGGTTGGCCGAACAGCTCTTCTAAAATCTCTAGGACCATCGTCCGAGCTTCCTCTAGGGAACCTTGTTGGAGCCCTTGTTGGAGCCCTCGTTGCAGCCCTCTTTCTATTCCGATGCGTTCGCCAGTTGTTACGTATGGCATACGTTTCTCCTCTTCAATGCTTTTCACTCCGTCCCAGAACTGTTCATCCTCCACCGCATTCAACTGTACTACCCAATCAATGAATTCAAAGAGCCCAACGATCTGTTCTCGGCGATAGCCCCTTTCATAGAGCTTGCGAATCAGAGAGAGTTGGGCAGTCACGCGCTCGCCACTCGGTCGTAACCGCTCTCGCTCTTGTGCAGCCAGGACGATCAGCGCTGCCGGATTGTCGGTCCGTTCGAGTGCGCGGCTGTCGTACTCCATCACTCGATGGCTCGATCGCCCGCTCACCCGATTCAGTTTCCGGCCTGTGCTCGCCGGGAACGGCCTCTGGCCTTATCTCGGCCGACTGACTCATAGTAAAAGTATCGTAATCGAAGAAGGAGGATACAAACATGGAACTCGGGCTCAAAGGAAAAGTAGCCATTATCACGGGTGGAAGCGAAGGCATCGGCAAGGCTGTGGCGCTGACGTTGGCGCGTGAGGGTGTCAAGGTCGCAATCTGTGCGCGACGACCAGATGTATTGGAAAGTGCGGCAACAGAAATCCGGCGTTTGAGTGGTGGTGAAGTGTTCGCTCAACCTGTCGATGTCACCAAACGTGACGAAATTGAAAAATTCATCGCGAGTGTGGCGCAGAAGTTTGGGCGTATCGATATTCTGGTGAACAACGCCGGCAAATCGGCGGCAAAGAAGTTTGAGGACGTCAATGAAGCTGAATGGGACGAAGATCTGAATCTCAAACTACGGGCGGCGATCTGGTGTTGTCAATGTGTGATTCCGCACCTACGTAAAGTCGGTGGTGGTCGCATCATCAATGTCACTCACCCAGGCGGCAAGGCCCCAACCGCGCGATCGTTACCGACCTCGGTAAGTCGCGCGGCTGGTATCGCGCTGACCAAGGCTCTGTCCCGTGATTACGCGGCGGAGAATATCTTGGTGAACACGGTGTGCCTCACTAACATCAAGAGCGCCCAGACCGAACGTTACTGGCGTGCGGGTGGTGCGCAAGGCACGATTGATGAGTTTCACGTGAAGATGGGAAAAACCGTGCCGCTGCAAAGACTCGGTGAACCGGAAGAAGTCGGGGCGCTAGTGGCTTTTCTGGTCTCTGAACAAGCGCGGTTCATTACCGGCACAGCGGTCAATATTGACGGCGGGTTCTCGGCGGTGGTGTAGCTCTATGGAAAACATTCCCCTCATCACTCACATCCACGCCTCCCCAACAGTGGCCGTTCTCGTCGTCA
Above is a window of Deltaproteobacteria bacterium DNA encoding:
- a CDS encoding 3-keto-5-aminohexanoate cleavage protein; this encodes MAKIMIESAINGNQMRKFNPHIPYSPQEIADDAIATCKAGAALIHFHVRNPENGEWVQDVPYYAEVYKRTREKCKPLLWPTFPFGDDPAPRFQHFIELSKDPKTKPDLGAGDMGSVNLVSYDPKSKTIHGSNFIYKNSYDTIRYFLENSRELGLRPTLQIFDPSFLRAALVCLDQGLLTEPLLLKFYLGGPELPFGLPPSLKSLEAYLDMLKGVRANWFAATLGGDNLPLVPAIISLGGHVRVGLEDHHYANEGKLTNPQIVERAVTMIKGMGHEVATPEEARRLLEA
- a CDS encoding SDR family oxidoreductase, which encodes MELGLKGKVAIITGGSEGIGKAVALTLAREGVKVAICARRPDVLESAATEIRRLSGGEVFAQPVDVTKRDEIEKFIASVAQKFGRIDILVNNAGKSAAKKFEDVNEAEWDEDLNLKLRAAIWCCQCVIPHLRKVGGGRIINVTHPGGKAPTARSLPTSVSRAAGIALTKALSRDYAAENILVNTVCLTNIKSAQTERYWRAGGAQGTIDEFHVKMGKTVPLQRLGEPEEVGALVAFLVSEQARFITGTAVNIDGGFSAVV